A single region of the Brassica rapa cultivar Chiifu-401-42 chromosome A03, CAAS_Brap_v3.01, whole genome shotgun sequence genome encodes:
- the LOC103862436 gene encoding phospholipase D delta yields the protein MAEKPSDDVMLLHGDLDLTIVQARKLPNMDTFSNHLRLCLTVCTNPSTADEEEDRRARDGLPPPPQPQPSNARSHRKVITSDPYVTVVVPQATLARTRVLKNSQDPKWDEHFTISIAHPMSHLEFQVKDDDVFGAQIIGTAKIPVKDIASGSPVKGWFPILGASGKPPKKETALYIEMTFTPFDQIHTYRSGIAGDPDRKGVKGTYFPVRKGSQVRLYQDAHVMDGMLPEIGLDGGKVYQHGKCWEDICYAVSEAHHMIYVVGWSVFHKVKLVREPTRKLPRGGDLTLGELLKYKSEEGVRVLLLVWDDKTSHDKFGIRTPGVMGTHDEETRKFFKHSSVICVLSPRYASSKLGLFKQQVVGTLFTHHQKCVLVDTQAAGNNRKVTAFLGGIDLCDGRYDTPEHRILHDLDTVFKDDFHNPTYPVGTKAPRQPWHDLHCRLEGPAAYDVLMNFEQRWRKATRWKEFSLRLKGKTHWQDDALIRIGRISWILSPVFKYLKDGTNMVPEDDPIVYVSKEDDPENWHVQVFRSIDSGSLKGFPKYEDEAKLQNLESAKRLVVDKSIQTAYIQTIRSAQHFIYIENQYFLGSSYAWPNYKDAGADNLIPMELALKIVSKIRAKERFAVYVVIPLWPEGDPKSGPVQEILYWQSQTMQMMYDVIARELKAVQSDAHPLDYLNFYCLGKREPLPEDMADTNGSAESDSYRFRRFMIYVHAKGMIVDDEYVLIGSANINQRSMAGTKDTEIAMGAYQPHHTWTNKGKHPRGQVYGYRMSLWAEHLGKTGDEFVEPGDLECVRNVNEIAEGNWKTFIDSNFSELQGHLIKYPLQVDVDGKVSSLPDYDSFPDVGGKIIGAHSMALPDTLTT from the exons ATGGCGGAGAAACCCTCCGACGACGTCATGCTACTACACGGCGACCTCGATCTCACAATCGTCCAAGCCAGAAAGCTCCCGAACATGGACACCTTCTCCAACCACCTCCGCCTCTGCCTCACCGTCTGCACCAACCCCTCCACAGCGGACGAAGAAGAAGACCGCAGAGCCAGAGACGGcctcccaccaccaccacaaccaCAACCTTCAAACGCCCGCAGCCACCGCAAAGTCATCACCAGCGACCCTTACGTCACCGTCGTCGTCCCACAAGCCACCCTCGCCCGCACCCGCGTCTTGAAAAACTCCCAAGATCCCAAATGGGACGAGCACTTCACCATCTCCATAGCTCACCCTATGTCTCACTTAGAGTTCCAAGTCAAAGACGACGACGTTTTCGGCGCTCAGATCATCGGCACGGCGAAAATCCCGGTTAAGGACATCGCCTCCGGTTCACCGGTTAAAGGCTGGTTCCCCATCCTCGGCGCTTCGGGGAAGCCCCCGAAGAAGGAGACCGCTCTCTACATCGAGATGACGTTCACTCCTTTCGATCAGATCCATACCTACCGGAGCGGGATCGCCGGAGATCCGGATCGGAAAGGTGTGAAAGGAACTTACTTTCCGGTGAGGAAGGGGAGTCAGGTGAGGCTTTACCAAGACGCTCACGTGATGGACGGGATGCTGCCGGAGATTGGGTTGGACGGTGGGAAGGTTTATCAGCACGGCAAGTGTTGGGAGGACATATGCTATGCGGTCTCCGAGGCTCACCATATGATTTATGTCGTTGGGTGGTCTGTGTTTCACAAGGTGAAGCTGGTTAGGGAGCCGACGAGGAAGTTGCCTAGAGGTGGGGATTTGACTCTTGGGGAGTTGTTGAAGTATAAGTCTGAAGAAGGTGTGAGGGTTTTGTTGCTTGTGTGGGATGATAAGACTTCTCATGATAAGTTTGGGATTAGAACG CCTGGAGTGATGGGGACACATGATGAAGAGACTAGGAAGTTTTTCAAGCATTCTTCTGTCATATGTGTGTTGTCACCTCGCTATGCCAGCAGTAAGCTTGGGTTGTTCAAACAACAG GTTGTTGGCACTCTATTCACACACCATCAGAAGTGTGTTCTTGTAGACACTCAGGCAGCTGGTAATAATCGCAAAGTCACAGCTTTTCTTGGAGGTATAGATCTTTGTGACGGCCGCTACGACACACCTGAGCACCGGATATTACATGATCTTGACACTGTATTTAAGGATGATTTCCACAATCCTACATATCCA GTTGGTACCAAGGCTCCAAGACAACCTTGGCACGATCTGCACTGCAGGCTAGAAGGTCCTGCTGCGTACGACGTCCTCATGAACTTTGAGCAGCGGTGGAGGAAAGCGACACGGTGGAAGGAGTTCAGCTTGAGGTTAAAGGGGAAAACGCACTGGCAAGACGATGCTTTGATCCGGATAGGACGTATATCATGGATTCTAAGTCCAGTGTTTAAGTATCTCAAGGATGGTACTAATATGGTTCCTGAGGATGATCCAATTGTGTATGTTTCCAAAGAAGATGATCCTGAGAACTGGCATGTTCAGGTGTTTCGTTCAATAGACTCTGGATCCTTGAAAGGGTTTCCAAAATATGAAGACGAGGCTAAGTTACAA AATCTGGAAAGTGCCAAGCGTCTTGTAGTTGATAAAAGCATACAGACAGCATACATACAGACAATCAGATCTGCTCAGCATTTCATATATATCGAGAATCAGTACTTCCTTGGTTCTTCTTATGCATGGCCTAACTATAAAGATGCAG GAGCTGATAATCTTATTCCTATGGAGTTGGCACTAAAGATTGTTAGTAAAATCAGAGCTAAAGAGAGATTTGCTGTGTATGTGGTCATACCATTGTGGCCTGAAGGCGACCCTAAGTCTGGACCTGTCCAAGAGATTCTATATTGGCAG AGCCAAACTATGCAGATGATGTATGATGTTATAGCAAGAGAACTGAAAGCAGTGCAGTCAGATGCTCACCCTCTCGATTACCTTAACTTTTACTGCCTTGGTAAACGAGAGCCGTTGCCAGAAGATATGGCAGACACCAATGGCAGTGCG GAATCGGATTCTTATAGGTTCCGGCGTTTCATGATCTACGTGCACGCAAAGGGGATGATAGTAGATGATGAGTATGTGCTAATAGGATCTGCTAACATCAACCAAAGATCAATGGCCGGCACGAAAGATACCGAGATAGCCATGGGTGCATATCAACCCCATCATACATGGACTAACAAGGGGAAACACCCACGTGGCCAG GTGTATGGTTACAGGATGTCACTATGGGCAGAGCATTTAGGCAAAACAGGAGATGAGTTTGTGGAGCCTGGTGATCTAGAATGTGTCAGGAACGTGAACGAAATAGCTGAAGGGAACTGGAAGACGTTCATTGATTCTAATTTCTCGGAGCTGCAAGGTCACTTGATTAAGTATCCACTGCAAGTAGACGTTGATGGTAAAGTGAGTTCGCTTCCAGATTACGATAGTTTCCCGGATGTTGGTGGTAAGATCATTGGAGCTCATTCCATGGCTCTCCCTGATACTCTAACCACTTAA